The DNA region TCTTTGTTCGTTATGTTTGGTGTATTTCCTCAAATTTCTTTATGGGGTGCTATTTTGGCTGTGCCAGTAGCAGCGAATGAAATGATTTTAGCAGTATGGCTTATTGTTAAAGGATTTAATGATAATGCGATTGAATCCATCACTGCAAAATATAAAAGGAGAGCGGCCATATGAGAGCAATGGTATGCACAAATTATGGATCACCGGATGTTTTTCAACTCCAAGAGGTAAATACGCCAATCCCCACCGATTATGAAGTCCGGATTAAAATACACGCGGCTTCAGTCGGACCATCGGACTGTACCTTTCGAAAAGGTTCCCCCATCGTTAAGCTTGTTTACGGTCTGAAAAAGCCAAGAAATTCGATATTTGGTGCGGAGCTGTCCGGCGAAATTGATGCCATTGGCAAAAAAGTAACACGGTATAAAGTAGGCGATCAAGTATTTGGGTTAAGTGCTAAGACGTTCGGTGCCCAAGCCGAATACAAATGTCTGCACGAAGATACCCCGCTGGCAATCAAACCTGCAGCAATGTCCTATGAAGAAGCCGTCGCCGTCTGTGATGGTGCACCTACCGCATTGACGTTCCTTCGCGATAAAGCAAAGCTTCAGCGCAGACAACGTATTCTGATTAATGGTGCATCTGGAGCGGTGGGAATTTATGCAGTACAGATTGCGAAATACTTGGGCTCCGAAGTCACAGGAGTATGCAGTACAGCAAATTTTGAGTTGGTAAAGTCGCATGGAGCTGATAAGGTGATTGACTATACCCGAGAGGATTTTACACAAAACGGTCAGAGCTATGACGTCATTTTCGATGCTGTAGGTAAACGCTCCTTTTCACAATGTAAGGGCTCGCTCACGCAAAGAGGCGTCTACCTTTCCACGGTACTTTCTATATCCATTCTATTTGACATGTTACTGACTGCGGCGCTAGGCAATAAGAGAGCCATTTTTGTTACTGCGGGACTTATGCAGAACCAAGCAAATATGAACTTCCTATCAGAGCTTTATGAGTCTGGAAAGATCAAAGCGGTCATCGATCGACGATATCCATTGGAACAGGTTGCCGAAGCGCACCGTTACGTGGAAAAGGGTCACAAAAAAGGAAATGTCGTCATCACTTTGGCGGAAACAGAAGCAATTAAAAAGATAAAATAAAATGTACTTTTAATGATGAGAATTTCTATGATGAATTTCTCTGAATCTAAAAAAATCCTCGAGCCCTAAATTAGAGTCGAAGGGTTTTTTACGGGGGTAATTGGGTCAGTCTCCCAGAAAACTAAGGCTTTAACTTACTGGGGGACCCCGATTTTTCCGAAAGTACTGGTAATGTTTCTATTCATGTAGTAGTTGATGGTAATTATATGCATTTTTATTTTTGAATATAAGTCACCTTATCCCAAAGAGTACAAATAAAAGAAATATTACCGTACTCTATAAAACACTTGAAGAGGAACGTCTAAAAACTAGATATTATTAAGGGAGCATTCCAGTGATCTGTTTTTCCGACTTATTTATTAACGTTTACTTCTATAGTAACATTAATTTTAAAAAGGATTTTATAGTTTTAAAATAGGAAAGCGTCCAATAGTTCCCATCTAAAGATATTATCTGATAATCTCTTCAAATGAAAGTTTGAGGAGGTTTTTTATGTCTAAAAGCCCGAATCCACAATTCCGAAAAAAATGGGAAAGGCGGATCAGCGTTTTTCGGTCAAGTGGGCATCTAATAAATTTTTCATCGTTGGTCTTTTATTTTAAAATACCTAGTATAAAATTTATTTATCATAGTTTTATCCAGGAAAGTCTCTTGAGTTACATAAAACTACCGTGATTTTCCAAACTATATACCACCATTCCATGTAGTATAATTACAGGGTCTTTTTTAAAAGCTTTTTCCACATCACTGGAGGTCATATGAATACTAAATTACTTGGTTTTATTTTAATATTAACGATTTCGCTATTTGGCTGTGGCCAACAAGTAGAAAATAAAGTTGAACCACAATCAACCGAACCCGAGGTAAACCAATTAGAGTTGAAACCCTTAACACATACTGAGATTAAATCGGATATGGAGGAGTTTCTACTATATTATGAGAAGCTGCAAAGTCTTCTTAATTATGCAGCTACAACACAAAGACCGTATTATTACGAACAAGCTGCCCTTGAGGATTATCAAAAGGTTCTAGATTTATACGGGAAGTACGAGAAGTTATCACAATTGGAGACTGAAAACCAAGCAATAGCTAAATTCAAAGGAATTTTAGAGGATTATATAGATGGGTTAGATCTAATTATCGAATCTAAGACGATGAATGAACCGCTATTCATTTTTGATGGTTATGAAAAACATATTTTATTTAAAGATGATTTAGAAGCCTTAACCGAATTATTAAATATCTCTTATACCATTGGCTATAAGACGGCGACTGATGAATCCTATAGTCCATTAGAAGAAATTGAATTAAAAAATAAACTTGAAAGTCTTTTTGGAAGTGAAATTATCATTAATGGTACACCCTACCAAAAATTTGATTTTGTTCATCAGTTTGATTATAAGGATGAACACATGGCCAGTTTATCAGTTATTTCATATAATATCGATTCTACTTATTCTGACAATGAAATCCCGATGGAAGATTACTCAATTCATGAAGAAATGCAAGGTATTTTAAATGCCGTATTTAGTCATGAGGAGATTGATAGTGCGATATTGACATTTAACTTGGATTATCGTGGGAAGATCATGCCAGCGTATATAGTATATATGAAAAAGTCCGATTTTCAATCGCTTGACTTCAATGTAAATAGCTTTGATTTTATTGTAGACTTCTTTGGTTGGGATTACTCGAATTATAATCAGAAATATAGTCTTACATTTGAGGAAGATTCAACGTCTGATGATTCTGATGAAGAAATGAAACTTGTGAAAGAACCCATTATTAAAGAAGACTCTAATGAGCCTTCTGCATTGGAAAAACAATTTGAAGAGCTACGTCTAAGCATTGTAGATGTATTTGGTAAAATGGAGGGAGAGAAGTGGCATGAATTAATATATGATGAAAAAGTGTCTTTAATCAGTCAATGGATTGCGAATTTTGAAAAACGCGGTGGTCAAATTCTAAAGGATCCTGATTGGTTTGTTAGTATGCTAGATAAGAATCTCCGTGAGAAGCCTCTAATTGGGCCAGGTGGTGTCGTTGAACATGAATACATTGGTGACATTTTAATCAACTCACCTTATAATCCCGAAGTTATGATATTACCATCGATGGAATAATGGTCTTTTTAAATGTAAAACCGAGGAAAAAGGGGCAGTTCCCAGTCTACTAAAGTATTAAGATAGCGGGGAACTGACGCCTTTTCCCCTGGAGTAAAGGCGAATGTTCTCTTCTTTGATAACAGGCTGATTAAAAAGTTCCATGGACGAAAGATGTTTGGATTTATGATTACAAACTAATTTTCACCACACATTGAAGAAAAAACCAATGACATTTAATGGGGAAAAGTGCCAGGTACCATCCAATTTATTGGTTGGTGCCTGGCACTTTCTATCTCTTAATATGAGGATTAAGTGCTGTATGTTTAATATCCAATTGTTCGTTTTAATAGGTCTATTTCTCCTGAATTAGGAAAAAAGGCGTGCTTATATTTGAGCAGTATAGCATAATAAAATTAAGGAAATGACATATATCGGCAATAAACGGATTTACATTCAAATTCAACTAAAACGTACAGAAATTCACCATATAGTTAACTAACATGTAGTCTTAAAAGGAGTGGTTAGGATGGTCTTATCCTTGGTTAAAGGCCAAAAGATTGATTTGACAAAGAATCAACCTGATATAAATTTAATACATATTGGTTTGGATTGGCGTGCACCGCGTCATTTTGATATTGATGTTTCGGCCTTTTTGCTGGGGCAGGATGAGCAAATTGTTCGAGAAGAAGACTTTGTCTTTTACGGTCAACCGGTTTCGAGTAATGGATCTGTAAGCTTAGAGGAATCCATTTCTACTATAGAAAAACAACACTTTACCATCAATCTGGCTAATGTTCCGGAAGAAGTTCAAAAGATAGCGTTTACCTTAACTATTTATGAATCAGATTTAAACGGGCATACGTTTGAAGAAGTTTCAGATATCCAGTTGAGGATTGTAAGAAGTAAGCCACAGCAGGAAATTGCGACATTTCCGATAAATTACTCGTTTACAAAAGAGAGCGCCGTTGTGGTGGGAACTCTTTACCGCTATTCTGGTGAATGGAAATTTCATGCTGTTGGCTCAGGTTTCTATGGAGGTCTTGCAGACTTATGCACTGAATATGGGGTGGATGTCGATCCACCTATGGATGAATCTCAGAATCAGGTTTCGACCAATCAAACACCAACAAACCCAAATCAGCGGTTTCAAACTGTACAAGATGGAGCAGGCACTAAATCTGGGGAAGTGATACCAAACCCACCCACTGAACATGTCCAGTTAAAACGTTCATCTGTGGTTCAGTTTAATGATAGTCGAATTGAAACATTATCCCATCAAAGTTCGGAGCTTATTCATTTATTTGCTGACCATCAAGAAGAAGTAGCACCCACTCTACCAAATCCAACTGTAACACCCGTATCTACCAACTTTTTGCTGAGTAACACAGATGAAGTGGATCAAGATGCCTTTTTTCAATCATTGTCTGAAACCGAAAGGAATTTCCTAATGATGATTGATAATGGACAAATTTCAGTAGATGATGCAAAAGTCTATTTGAAAAACCATGGCCTGATGTTGGCGTTATTTGTTCATACCATTAATGAGAAAGCCAATGAACATCTTGATGATAATTTATTGCAAATTCAAAATGAATCGATCACAGTGTATGAAGAGTTTAAATCTCTAGTTGAAAGATTAAGGAGAGAGTAAGAAATGAACATAAAGAAACGAGATTCTACAGCAATCCTGAATTCTCTTTCAGGTGGAGTTGTACCAAGCAGGGGATTGCAATACATATTAGTTGGCCGTACTCAAGAAGCTGCACAGATTTTAAAGGACCTTAATGAAGTGAAAAAGGGTTCTTCGGTGGTGAAGTTTTTTATTGGATCTTTCGGAAGCGGAAAAAGTTTTGTTCAGGCGTTAATTCAGCAAATTGCCTTTAAAGAAAATTTTGTGGTTACAAAAGCAGATTTTACTCCTGAACGACGACTTTACGGCAGTGATCAAAAAGCGGTAGCACTCTATACAGAGTTAATGAAGAATCTCTCAATATCTACTGTACCAGATGGTGGTGCCCTGAGTACGATTATTGATAAATGGATCAACGATGTTCAAGCGCAAGTGGTCAAGATGAGAGGGTATCAATCCATTGAATTGAATAATCCCACTTTTATTGCTGATGTTGAACTTGAAATTACTCGGATCGTCTCGAAAATGGATGTGTATACGGGTGGATATGACTTTGCTCGAATCCTCACTCAATATTATCTTGGCTTTATCCAAGACGATTCTGAGTTACAACGAAAAGCTTTACGCTGGATTCGCGGTGAATACCGAACCAAAATGGAAGCGAGACAGGATTTAGGTGTCCGGGACACAATAAATGATGATAATTATTATAACTATTTAAAGATCCTTTCTCAATTTGTTCGACAAATCGGCTACTCTGGTTTGGTCATCAATTTTGATGAAGCGATTAACCTTTATAAAATTACTCATCCCCACACGAGAGAGAAAAACTATGAAACGATTTTAAAAATCTTTAATGATACCCTTCAAGGAAATATGGAAGGACTTTATATCAACTTTGGTGGAACGTTAGAATTTTTAGAAGATGAACGTAGAGGGCTTTTTAGTTATGGTGCCTTGAAGCGAAGATTGGAAACCAATCGCTTTGAAACCAATGAATTTCGTGATCTTTCTCAACCCGTCATTAAACTTAAGCCTTTAAAGCACGAAGAAACGTACGTTCTCCTTCAGAAGTTGAGGGATATTCATGCCGCACATTATGGATACCAAAGCACGGTAACGAACGAAGAGATGAAGCAATTTATCCAGCATGAATATGCAAGACCAGGAGCATTAGAAAACTTGACTGTCGGAGAAGTCGTAAGGGGATTTTTAGGTGCATTAAATATTCTCCACCAAAACCCACATTATGATCGTTCACAAATTTTTGGTGAGCCTCAAACTTCTACTAGCGCCGCAAGTGTAAACAGTCGATTTTCTAGGCTGGAGGGATAAATATTGTGAGTTCTTTTGAATTACTTTCACCAAATATGAAGAAAAAGATTTGGGATATGAAATGGGACCGCTTTACCCCGATTCAGGAAAAGACGATACCGATAATTATCAATACAAAAAAAGATGTGATTGTTTCTTCCGGAACGGCTTCCGGAAAAACGGAAGCTGCCCTCTTACCTGTCCTATCATTAATTGAAAAAGAAGCTCGCAACGCCCTAAAGGTGATCTATATATCACCGTTGAAAGCCTTGATTAATAATCAATTTGAAAGAATTGATAAACTTTGTGAATATAGTGATATCGCCATTCATCGTTGGCACGGTGATGTTTCTCAAAGTAAAAAAGAAAAATTCCTAAAGAATCCAACAGGGATTTTACAAATTACGCCTGAATCGATCGAGAGCTTATTTGTAAACCGGACGAATCAGTTAAAGGCATCCTTTAAAGAGGTAGAATTTATCGTGATCGATGAAATTCATTCTTTTTTTGATAATGCACGGGGTGTCCATTTACGGTCTTTATTATCACGACTTACCAGTTTTACCACAGTTCCTCCTAGAATTGTCGGTTTGTCTGCTACAATCGAAAATTTTGGTTTGGTAAAAAATTGGGTGAACTATGCTCATCCTGACAATGTTGAAATTGTTGAGGTCAAGGGCAGTGATAAGGAGCTTATGTTCCATCTCATGCATTTACCAAGTGACACAAGCCTATTGCCGTGGGAATTGTTTGAAGATATTAGGGAATTAACGCGCCATCAGAAATCGATTATTTTTTGTAATAATCGAGGTCAAGTAGAGGAAACAACGGTTGCATTAAATCGATTAGCAGAAAAAGAGGGAATGGGGGAAACCTATTATCCTCATCATTCCTCGATCGACAAGAAAGAACGGGAATATGTTGAGAAAGTCATGAGTGAATCTACCCATCCAAAAAGTGTAGTAGCTACTAGTTCATTGGAATTAGGGATTGATATTGGCAATATTGAAGTGGTAGTTCAAATCGATAGTACTTTTTCCGTTTCTTCCTTAAAACAACGTCTTGGACGCTCCGGTCGGAAGAGAGATGCGGCTCAAATGCTGCAGCTTTACTCCACCGGTGATGATAGTTTAGTCCAGTCGTTGGCAGTCATGGAACTAATTATCGAAAAATGGGTGGAACCTTCAAAGGGATATTTATTTCCATACGATGTGTTGTTTCAACAGTTGATATCAATCAGTCAAGAGAACAATGGGATATCGAAAGAAGAACTCCTAGAAAAAATCAAGAAAAACGGTATTTTTCACGATCTGCCTTTAGAGGATGTTAATCACCTTATCCAACATATGATTGATAAGGAATTTTTAGAGGTTGTAAAGGGAAGTAAGGAAATTATTGTTGGACTTGAGGGCGAACGAATTTTACGAAGCATGGATTTTTATGCTGTGTTTTTATCTGCTGAAGAATACGAAGTGATGGAAGGCATAAAAAAGATTGGCCGCCTTGATAAAGCATTTATCATCAACATTGGTGACAATATCATCTTAGGTGGTAGACTTTGGAGGATTTCGGACATTGATTACGACCGTAACAAGGTGTATGTATCAAAAGCAGTGAGCGGAAAGAAGCCAACTTATACCGGAGGTCCCGGTTCCATTCATAAGAGAATTGCGGAGAAAATGATGGAAATCCTCTGTTCACAAATAGAATTTACATATGTCAACACAGTCGCCATGATTGCCTTAAATGATATTCGAAAGAAATACTGGTTGAACATTGTTACAGCTCATCAAAGAATCATTTGGATGGAAAAAGGCGAAGGCGTATTTGAGTCCTATACTGGAACGACTATCTCAAAAACTCTTGTTTGGATGCTTCGATCCTTTGGCGTAGATGCAAAGGTCAAGGATGGGATTGGTAGAATAAAGATCACAAAGCCAAATACCATACCTGACACACTTAACAAAATTAAGAAAAAGCAATGGACGGCAGAAGAATTGCTTCCCTATATAGAAGCGAATGAATTATTTCAATCGAAATATACAGAACAAATTGGTGAAAAGTTACAAATCAAAATGCATATCGCCAACGAAATTGATATCGAGGGTACTCTTGAATACTTGAATCAGTTTGAATTTAGATGTATTGAAGTGGGTTAAACAAAAACAAGGTTTGTACTGTTAAATGGAAACGTTATTGTTCAGTAATAGGTCAAAAAATCCTCGAGCCGTTATTTGGTGTCGAGGATTTTTTATTGTTTTATTTCTTTTTTAAAATAGCAATTTACTTTCCATTCAGCTAATCTTCCTAGGTATATGGTCTAACTAAATCTTAAACTAGTAAAATGACCATTAAATTAAATTAAAGGAAAAGATGTGGTGTTGTTGAATTACATTATTAGTTGTTGGTTTTTCTCACACGTGATATCACCTGTTAATTGGGCATTAAGCAATCCTCCCTATATCATTACTAACACACCTATGTACCACAATTAGCTCTGTATTGACCAAACATATTTGGTAAATAGGTAACATATTAATATCAGGATGTTCTAATTGTTTAGGTAATGTTGGCACATCATGGTAGCGTATGTTCGGAGGTAAGTCGTATCGATTGTTGCTAGTGGATAACTTATATAGATGGTCAATTAATTAAGTATGTATTAATCTGGAGAAGTCCTTACTTGTGGAATTAATGTTTGGCCCATTATTAACTCGATAATGCCTAGAGTCTATCTACCAAGACGGTATTGAAGTATTGGAGTTGGAAGATACCGGATTATTCAAGACAAGAAATTTAAAGAGTGAATAGATAGTTCTGAAGGGAACTGCCCCCGCTTTACTAAAGATTTAATCACTGGGGGGACTGAGCCCAATAGTGATCCATAACTTGTAAATAATCGCCAATCAATTGTAAGAACGTCGCCTGAGTAAATGCTTACTATATTGTATTAATATAAAGTTCTGGTAATCATTATGTGTAACAACTGTTGATGGTGCAAATTCACGTTGTGTTGAGAAAAGAAAGAAGGGGAAAAATGACTAAACAAAAGATATTACTACTCCGTTTGGGCTTTTTTGTGTTTGGGCTAATGGTTATGTCATTTGGTGTTGTTTTTTATGATTAAAGCAAATTTAGGCAGTGCCCCATGGGATGTGCTCCATGTAGGTTTGTACCAACAGTTTGGCTTAACCATTGGGACTTGATAAGCTCATACGAATTCTGTTTACCATCGGTAAAAATCAATGTGAATTTAGTGAAGAACGTATGTTAAGGGACATTCCTCATATGGCAGTATTACAGAAAGCAGCTTAATTTTCTTTTTATTGATATAAATGAATTAGTAGGTTAGTTGATTTAAACATTTGAAGCACGAATTAATCAGTAAAACAACTAAAATACGGGCAAGGACCCTGTCGGGCAGCATGACTGACATCCACCTCATGGAAAGGTTGGACGAAGGAATTTTGGAGCGAAGACTCTGTGAGATATGGGAGGGTTGACCTCCATGAGAAATGTGGAGATCCATCAGCGCAACCATACTTTAACTAATTATCCATTTTTTGGATAAGTGGGTTTGGCAGCTATCAGTCGTTTTTTCACTTTGTCCCCAAAATTATCCTTGAATACACCATTATTCCAATCCTCAAATGAATATTAAAACTGACTACTATGTAATTTGGAGAAAATGAGAGAAATCGAGAGCTTTTCCATTCTATATAGCGGGAGTTTAGTTAAACAAGATATTGTATAATATTGGTTATAAATTGATTGGGGGAATCAAATGTTAATCAGAGAAATAAATCCTGAGGATGCTGAAGGTCTAGTGAAATTAATTTATCGAGTTGAAAGTGAGTCCCACTTTATGCTCTTCGAATCAGGAGAAAGAAAAATTAGTCCAGAGGAGCAGGAAAAAAGAATTGAAGCAATGAGGAAAACTGAGAATTCGACCATTTTCATTGCAGAAGAAAATAATGAATTAGTTGGTTATTTAATTGCTATTGGCGGCTACGCCCAAAAAAACAAGCATTCCGTATATCTTGTTATTGGTGTCTTGGCTCAATATCGAGGGGTTGGTATAGGAACAAAACTATTTCAACAATTAGAGAATTGGGCAAAAGAACATAATATTCACCGCTTAGAATTGACCGTAATGACT from Neobacillus sp. FSL H8-0543 includes:
- a CDS encoding NAD(P)-dependent alcohol dehydrogenase, encoding MRAMVCTNYGSPDVFQLQEVNTPIPTDYEVRIKIHAASVGPSDCTFRKGSPIVKLVYGLKKPRNSIFGAELSGEIDAIGKKVTRYKVGDQVFGLSAKTFGAQAEYKCLHEDTPLAIKPAAMSYEEAVAVCDGAPTALTFLRDKAKLQRRQRILINGASGAVGIYAVQIAKYLGSEVTGVCSTANFELVKSHGADKVIDYTREDFTQNGQSYDVIFDAVGKRSFSQCKGSLTQRGVYLSTVLSISILFDMLLTAALGNKRAIFVTAGLMQNQANMNFLSELYESGKIKAVIDRRYPLEQVAEAHRYVEKGHKKGNVVITLAETEAIKKIK
- a CDS encoding TerD family protein, whose translation is MVLSLVKGQKIDLTKNQPDINLIHIGLDWRAPRHFDIDVSAFLLGQDEQIVREEDFVFYGQPVSSNGSVSLEESISTIEKQHFTINLANVPEEVQKIAFTLTIYESDLNGHTFEEVSDIQLRIVRSKPQQEIATFPINYSFTKESAVVVGTLYRYSGEWKFHAVGSGFYGGLADLCTEYGVDVDPPMDESQNQVSTNQTPTNPNQRFQTVQDGAGTKSGEVIPNPPTEHVQLKRSSVVQFNDSRIETLSHQSSELIHLFADHQEEVAPTLPNPTVTPVSTNFLLSNTDEVDQDAFFQSLSETERNFLMMIDNGQISVDDAKVYLKNHGLMLALFVHTINEKANEHLDDNLLQIQNESITVYEEFKSLVERLRRE
- a CDS encoding ATP-binding protein, with protein sequence MNIKKRDSTAILNSLSGGVVPSRGLQYILVGRTQEAAQILKDLNEVKKGSSVVKFFIGSFGSGKSFVQALIQQIAFKENFVVTKADFTPERRLYGSDQKAVALYTELMKNLSISTVPDGGALSTIIDKWINDVQAQVVKMRGYQSIELNNPTFIADVELEITRIVSKMDVYTGGYDFARILTQYYLGFIQDDSELQRKALRWIRGEYRTKMEARQDLGVRDTINDDNYYNYLKILSQFVRQIGYSGLVINFDEAINLYKITHPHTREKNYETILKIFNDTLQGNMEGLYINFGGTLEFLEDERRGLFSYGALKRRLETNRFETNEFRDLSQPVIKLKPLKHEETYVLLQKLRDIHAAHYGYQSTVTNEEMKQFIQHEYARPGALENLTVGEVVRGFLGALNILHQNPHYDRSQIFGEPQTSTSAASVNSRFSRLEG
- a CDS encoding DEAD/DEAH box helicase, producing MSSFELLSPNMKKKIWDMKWDRFTPIQEKTIPIIINTKKDVIVSSGTASGKTEAALLPVLSLIEKEARNALKVIYISPLKALINNQFERIDKLCEYSDIAIHRWHGDVSQSKKEKFLKNPTGILQITPESIESLFVNRTNQLKASFKEVEFIVIDEIHSFFDNARGVHLRSLLSRLTSFTTVPPRIVGLSATIENFGLVKNWVNYAHPDNVEIVEVKGSDKELMFHLMHLPSDTSLLPWELFEDIRELTRHQKSIIFCNNRGQVEETTVALNRLAEKEGMGETYYPHHSSIDKKEREYVEKVMSESTHPKSVVATSSLELGIDIGNIEVVVQIDSTFSVSSLKQRLGRSGRKRDAAQMLQLYSTGDDSLVQSLAVMELIIEKWVEPSKGYLFPYDVLFQQLISISQENNGISKEELLEKIKKNGIFHDLPLEDVNHLIQHMIDKEFLEVVKGSKEIIVGLEGERILRSMDFYAVFLSAEEYEVMEGIKKIGRLDKAFIINIGDNIILGGRLWRISDIDYDRNKVYVSKAVSGKKPTYTGGPGSIHKRIAEKMMEILCSQIEFTYVNTVAMIALNDIRKKYWLNIVTAHQRIIWMEKGEGVFESYTGTTISKTLVWMLRSFGVDAKVKDGIGRIKITKPNTIPDTLNKIKKKQWTAEELLPYIEANELFQSKYTEQIGEKLQIKMHIANEIDIEGTLEYLNQFEFRCIEVG
- a CDS encoding GNAT family N-acetyltransferase, with product MLIREINPEDAEGLVKLIYRVESESHFMLFESGERKISPEEQEKRIEAMRKTENSTIFIAEENNELVGYLIAIGGYAQKNKHSVYLVIGVLAQYRGVGIGTKLFQQLENWAKEHNIHRLELTVMTRNVAGIGLYKKMGFKIEGTKRHSLYFEGEFADEYYMSKLL